One Passer domesticus isolate bPasDom1 chromosome 29, bPasDom1.hap1, whole genome shotgun sequence DNA window includes the following coding sequences:
- the LOC135287376 gene encoding medium-chain specific acyl-CoA dehydrogenase, mitochondrial, translating into MSALSASRLLRTLAWPGWRSRSSKPAQNVQQSKPGNGFSFELTDEQKEFQATARKFALEEIIPVAAEYDRTGEYPVPLIKRAWELGLMNSHIPESCGGLGLGTFEACLITEELAYGCTGVQTAIEANSLGQMPVIIAGNEQQKKKYLGRMTEEPLMCAYCVTEPGAGSDVAGIKTRAERKGDEYVINGQKMWITNGGKANWYFLLARTDPDPRAPASKAFTGFIVEANSPGIQIGRKELNMGQRCSDTRGIVFEDVRVPKENVLIAEGAGFKIAMGAFDKTRPPVAAGAVGLARRALDEATRYALERKTFGKPIVEHQAVAFLLAEMAMKVELARMGYQRAAWEVDAGRRNTFYASIAKAFAGDVANQVATDAVQIFGGNGFNTEYPVEKLMRDAKIYQIYEGTAQIQRVIIAREHLGRYKA; encoded by the exons ctgctccggACCCTGGCTTGGCCCGGCTGGAGGTCGCGCTCCAGCAAACCTGCCCAAAACGTGCAGCAGAGCAAACCTGGGAACGGGTTCAGCTTCG AACTGACAGATGAACAGAAGGAATTCCAAGCAACTGCCCGGAAATTTGCCCTGGAGGAGATAATTCCTGTTGCAGCAGAGTATGACAGGACTGGGGAG tatcCCGTGCCACTCATTAAACGGGCCTGGGAGCTTGGGCTGATGAATTCACACATCCCAGAGAGCTGTG gtgggctggggctgggcacctTTGAGGCATGTCTGATCACAGAGGAGCTGGCATACGGATGCACTGGGGTGCAGACAGCCATCGAGGCCAATTCCCTGGgg CAAATGCCTGTGATCATCGCTGGGAatgagcagcagaagaaaaaatacttgGGCAGGATGACAGAGGAGCCTCTGATGTGT GCTTACTGTGTGACGGAGCCCGGCGCAGGCTCGGATGTGGCCGGGATCAAAACCCGGGCGGAGAGGAAAGGGGACGAGTACGTCATCAACGGGCAGAAGATGTGGATCACCAACGGAGGGAAGGCCAACTG GTACTTCCTGCTGGCCCGCACTGATCCTGACCCCCGGGCCCCAGCCAGCAAAGCCTTCACGGGCTTCATCGTGGAGGCCAACAGCCCTGGGATCCAGATTGGCAGGAAG GAGCTGAACATGGGCCAGCGCTGCTCGGACACGCGCGGGATCGTCTTTGAGGACGTGCGAGTCCCCAAGGAGAACGTGCTGATCGCGGAGGGCGCTGGCTTCAAGATCGCCATGGGCGCCTTTGACAAGACCAGGCCCCCG gtggcagcaggggcCGTGGGGCTGGCGAGGCGAGCGCTCGACGAGGCCACGAGGTACGCACTGGAGAGAAAAACCTTCGGGAAACCCATCGTGGAG CACCAGGCTGTGGCATTCCTGCTGGCGGAGATGGCCATGAAGGTGGAGCTGGCCCGGATGGGGTACCAGCGAGCAGCCTGGGAGGTGGATGCCGGCCGCCGCAACACCTTCTACGCCTCCATCGCCAAGGCCTTCGCCGGGGACGTCGCCAACCAGGTGGCCACTGATGCTGTGCAGATCTTTGGGGGCAATGGCTTCAACACAGAGTATCCCGTGGAGAAGCTCATGAGGGATGCCAAAATCTATCAG ATTTACGAGGGCACGGCACAGATCCAGCGAGTGATCATTGCCCGAGAGCACCTGGGCAGATACAAGGCCTGA